The Kiritimatiellia bacterium genome has a window encoding:
- the gyrB gene encoding DNA topoisomerase (ATP-hydrolyzing) subunit B has translation MSETLQKEESAETAPAEPTSTYGAESITVLAGLEAVRKRPAMYIGDTGIRGLHHCVFEVVDNSVDEALAGFCRRIAVTLNSDGSVTVEDDGRGIPVEEHPTEKRSALEVVMTVLHAGGKFDHSSYKVSGGLHGVGVSCVNALSEWLEVEVRRNGRVYHQRYERGKPVTGVEPIGKSRTTGTTVTFLPDREIFSTTQFNWDILANRLRELAFLNRGIEISLRQEDPPREEVYRYKGGIVEFVEHLNRAKNPLHPKVILLEGERDGVQVEIALQYCDAFNESVFSFANNINTTEGGTHLSGFRSALTRTVNAYARANKLFKNEADAMSGDDVREGLTAVVSVKVPDPQFEGQTKTKLGNGEVEGIVASIVNEQLGTYFEEHPSVARRVVEKALLAARAREAARKARDLTRRKGALDSAGLPGKLADCSERDPALCELFIVEGDSAGGSAKQARDRRFQAVLPLRGKVLNVEKAREDKMLSNNEIRTIIQALGTGIGRDEFKIENLRYSRIVIMTDADVDGSHIRTLLLTFFYRKMPELIERGHVYIAQPPLYRIRRKNREEYVENDEQLTRILLELAVDEVKLARAGGGPPVSGRALGELLRLVCEAETHVDRIRRKGVDIAEFLRLRDPASGALPLYRVTAPDGAGGQRTAWAHSESELREIVEEAERATGGEQMELLPEEERAAGAPRRSPVRWVEIYSAPALAQTLRALERQGFRATDLLDADPPPFRLLNGEGEGEPVRSLFHLLDEVRRIGRRGLTIQRYKGLGEMNPEQLWETTLNPANRKLLQVMLADAARADELFTVLMGDAVEPRRQFIEDNALNVRNLDI, from the coding sequence ATGAGCGAGACTTTGCAGAAGGAAGAATCCGCGGAAACGGCCCCCGCTGAGCCCACCTCCACCTACGGCGCCGAATCCATCACGGTGCTGGCCGGCCTAGAGGCGGTTCGCAAGCGGCCGGCGATGTACATCGGCGACACCGGCATTCGCGGCCTACACCACTGTGTGTTTGAGGTGGTGGACAACAGCGTGGACGAGGCGCTGGCGGGCTTTTGCCGCCGGATCGCGGTGACGCTGAACTCGGACGGGTCGGTGACGGTTGAGGACGACGGCCGCGGCATTCCGGTGGAGGAACACCCGACGGAGAAGCGCTCCGCGCTCGAGGTCGTGATGACGGTGCTGCACGCGGGCGGCAAGTTCGACCACAGCTCCTACAAGGTCTCCGGCGGGCTGCACGGCGTGGGGGTGTCGTGCGTGAACGCGCTCAGCGAATGGCTCGAGGTGGAGGTGCGGCGCAACGGCCGCGTGTACCACCAGCGCTACGAGCGCGGCAAACCGGTGACCGGGGTCGAGCCGATCGGCAAGTCGCGCACCACCGGCACGACCGTCACCTTTCTGCCGGACCGGGAAATCTTTTCGACGACCCAGTTCAACTGGGACATCCTCGCGAACCGGCTGCGCGAACTGGCGTTTCTGAACCGCGGCATCGAGATCTCGCTGCGGCAGGAGGACCCGCCTCGCGAGGAGGTGTACCGCTACAAGGGCGGCATCGTTGAGTTCGTTGAACACCTGAACCGCGCGAAAAATCCGCTGCATCCGAAAGTGATCCTGCTGGAGGGAGAGCGGGACGGCGTACAGGTCGAGATCGCACTGCAGTACTGCGACGCGTTCAACGAGAGCGTGTTCTCGTTCGCGAACAACATCAACACGACCGAGGGGGGCACACACCTGAGCGGCTTCCGGTCCGCGCTGACCCGAACCGTGAACGCGTACGCGCGCGCGAACAAGCTCTTCAAGAACGAGGCGGACGCGATGAGCGGCGATGACGTCCGCGAAGGGCTCACCGCGGTGGTCAGCGTGAAGGTGCCCGATCCGCAGTTTGAAGGGCAGACGAAAACGAAGCTCGGCAACGGCGAGGTGGAAGGGATCGTCGCCTCGATCGTGAACGAGCAGCTGGGCACCTATTTCGAGGAGCATCCGAGCGTCGCGCGGCGCGTAGTGGAGAAAGCGCTGCTGGCCGCGCGCGCGCGCGAAGCGGCGCGCAAGGCGCGCGACCTCACGCGCCGCAAGGGCGCGCTCGACAGCGCGGGGCTGCCAGGCAAGCTCGCCGATTGCTCCGAGCGCGATCCCGCTCTCTGCGAACTGTTCATCGTCGAGGGCGACAGCGCCGGCGGCTCTGCGAAGCAGGCGCGCGACCGGCGCTTCCAGGCGGTGCTGCCGCTGCGAGGCAAGGTGCTCAACGTGGAAAAGGCGCGCGAGGACAAGATGCTCAGCAACAACGAAATTCGCACCATTATCCAGGCGCTGGGCACCGGCATCGGGCGCGACGAGTTCAAAATTGAGAACCTGCGCTACTCGCGGATCGTGATCATGACCGATGCAGACGTGGACGGCTCTCACATCCGCACGCTGCTGCTCACGTTCTTCTACCGGAAGATGCCGGAGCTGATCGAGCGCGGTCACGTGTACATCGCGCAGCCGCCGCTGTACCGCATCCGGCGCAAGAATCGGGAAGAGTACGTCGAAAACGACGAGCAACTCACGCGGATCCTGCTCGAGCTGGCGGTGGACGAGGTAAAGCTGGCGCGCGCCGGTGGCGGTCCGCCGGTGAGCGGCCGCGCGCTCGGCGAGCTGCTGCGGCTGGTCTGCGAGGCGGAGACGCACGTGGACCGCATTCGTCGTAAGGGGGTGGACATTGCGGAGTTTCTGCGGCTGCGTGATCCGGCCAGCGGCGCGCTGCCGCTCTACCGGGTCACCGCGCCGGACGGCGCCGGCGGGCAGCGCACCGCCTGGGCGCACTCGGAGAGCGAGCTGCGCGAGATCGTCGAGGAGGCCGAGCGCGCGACGGGCGGCGAGCAGATGGAGCTGCTGCCGGAGGAGGAACGCGCGGCCGGCGCGCCGCGGCGCTCACCGGTGCGCTGGGTGGAAATCTACAGCGCGCCGGCGCTCGCGCAGACGCTGCGCGCGCTCGAACGGCAGGGCTTCCGCGCAACCGATCTGCTCGACGCGGACCCGCCCCCGTTCCGGTTGCTCAACGGCGAGGGCGAGGGCGAACCGGTGCGCTCGCTCTTCCACCTCCTCGACGAGGTCCGCCGGATCGGCCGTCGAGGCCTCACGATCCAGCGCTACAAGGGCCTCGGCGAAATGAATCCCGAGCAGCTTTGGGAAACGACGCTGAACCCCGCGAATCGGAAACTGCTACAGGTGATGCTCGCGGACGCCGCGCGCGCGGACGAGCTGTTCACCGTGTTGATGGGCGACGCGGTCGAGCCGCGCCGCCAGTTCATCGAGGACAACGCGCTGAACGTGCGCAATCTCGACATCTGA
- the gyrA gene encoding DNA gyrase subunit A, translated as MYNQGERIAPINLEEEMQRAYIDYSMSVIIGRALPDVRDGLKPGNRRILYAMRERGWTSNKPFVKCAKVVGEVIGNYHPHGDAAVYDTLVRMGQDFAMRAPLIEGQGNFGSVDGDPPAAYRYTECRLHPLAEEMLADIDKNTVDMQPNFDESLQEPTVLPARLPNLLVNGSTGIAVGMATNIPPHNLGEVVDALVAMIDEPDIGLDRLMRHLRGPDFPTGGLICGVAEIRKMYETGRGLLKVRGRAGIEEGPQGRESIVITEIPYGVNKAALVEKIAELVNERKIEGVADVRDESDKEGIRVVVELKRGTVPRVVLNNIYEHTQLETTFGAILLAIDQGRPRTMTLAEILRRYLDHRFEVFTRRFRFELDRAKERAHILEGLKIALDHLDAVVRLIRESRDRDTARIALMSRFGLSERQANAILDMRLYQLTGLERGKVEAEYEALLKEINRLEDLLANPRKIYLEIRADLLDLKQKYADARRTEIVPEEGEIRIEDLIADRGCVLTISHHGYIKRMPVSTFRLQRRGGKGVVGMETKEEDYVEHVFTASTHDWLLFFTAQGRAYWKKVYEVPEAGRAARGKAIVNFLEIGNEEKIAALIPVREFRADRFLVFATERGIVKKTTLAAFSNPRAGGIIGIRIEEGDRLIGVRLTEGHNELMLVTRQGMSIRFHEEQLRDQGRDTIGVKGIELARENDAVVAVEVVDPSATLLCISENGYGKRTSFEEYRAQQRGGKGIITMKTSDRNGPVVAAHAVRDGDALMVITEHGQMIRIAVADIRVISRITQGVRVIQLEPGDRVVSATTVEPDEEPETAQPA; from the coding sequence ATGTACAACCAGGGCGAACGGATCGCACCGATCAACCTCGAAGAGGAGATGCAGCGCGCGTACATCGACTATTCGATGTCCGTGATCATCGGCCGCGCGCTGCCGGACGTGCGCGACGGGCTGAAGCCCGGCAACCGCCGGATCCTCTACGCGATGCGCGAACGCGGCTGGACCTCGAACAAGCCGTTCGTGAAGTGCGCGAAGGTGGTCGGCGAGGTGATCGGCAACTACCACCCCCACGGCGACGCCGCCGTCTACGACACGCTGGTTCGCATGGGCCAGGACTTCGCGATGCGCGCGCCGCTGATCGAGGGGCAGGGCAACTTCGGCTCGGTGGATGGCGACCCGCCCGCCGCCTACCGCTACACCGAGTGCCGCCTGCACCCGCTCGCGGAGGAGATGCTCGCCGACATCGACAAGAACACCGTCGACATGCAGCCCAACTTCGACGAGTCGCTGCAGGAGCCGACGGTGCTGCCCGCGCGGCTGCCCAACCTGCTCGTGAACGGCTCCACCGGCATCGCGGTCGGCATGGCGACCAACATCCCCCCGCACAACCTCGGCGAGGTGGTGGACGCGCTCGTCGCGATGATTGATGAGCCGGACATTGGGCTGGACCGCCTGATGCGGCACCTGCGCGGGCCGGACTTCCCGACCGGTGGGCTGATCTGCGGCGTTGCGGAAATCCGCAAGATGTACGAGACCGGCCGCGGGCTGCTGAAGGTGCGCGGCCGCGCCGGCATCGAGGAGGGGCCGCAGGGACGCGAGAGCATCGTCATCACCGAGATCCCCTACGGCGTGAATAAGGCCGCGCTGGTCGAAAAGATCGCCGAGCTCGTCAACGAACGGAAGATCGAAGGCGTCGCGGACGTGCGCGACGAGTCGGACAAGGAGGGCATCCGCGTTGTCGTGGAGCTGAAGCGCGGCACGGTGCCGCGAGTGGTGCTGAACAACATCTACGAGCACACGCAGCTCGAAACGACGTTCGGCGCCATTCTGCTGGCGATCGACCAGGGCCGGCCGCGCACGATGACGCTGGCGGAGATCCTGCGCCGCTATCTCGACCACCGCTTCGAGGTCTTCACCCGCCGGTTTCGCTTCGAGCTCGACCGCGCGAAGGAGCGCGCGCACATCCTCGAGGGCCTGAAGATCGCGCTCGATCACCTCGACGCGGTGGTGCGGCTGATCCGCGAATCGCGCGACCGCGACACCGCGCGCATCGCGCTGATGAGCCGCTTTGGCCTGTCCGAGCGGCAGGCGAACGCGATCCTGGACATGCGGCTCTATCAGCTCACCGGTCTGGAGCGCGGCAAGGTCGAGGCGGAGTACGAGGCGCTGCTGAAGGAAATCAACCGGCTGGAGGACCTGCTGGCGAACCCGCGCAAGATCTACCTCGAGATCCGCGCGGACCTGCTCGACCTCAAACAAAAGTATGCGGATGCCCGCCGCACGGAAATCGTGCCGGAAGAGGGCGAAATCCGCATCGAGGACCTGATCGCGGACCGCGGATGCGTGCTGACGATCAGCCACCACGGCTACATCAAGCGCATGCCGGTCTCGACGTTTCGGCTGCAGCGGCGCGGCGGCAAGGGCGTCGTCGGCATGGAGACGAAGGAGGAGGACTACGTCGAGCACGTGTTCACCGCCTCGACGCACGACTGGCTGCTGTTCTTCACCGCCCAGGGCCGCGCGTACTGGAAAAAGGTGTACGAGGTGCCCGAGGCGGGCCGCGCTGCGCGCGGCAAGGCGATCGTGAACTTTCTCGAAATCGGCAACGAGGAGAAGATCGCCGCGCTGATCCCGGTGCGGGAGTTCCGGGCGGACCGCTTTCTCGTGTTCGCGACGGAGCGTGGCATTGTGAAGAAGACCACCCTCGCCGCGTTCTCGAACCCGCGCGCAGGCGGCATCATCGGCATCCGCATTGAAGAGGGCGACCGGCTGATCGGCGTCCGCCTCACCGAGGGGCACAACGAGCTGATGCTGGTGACGCGTCAAGGCATGAGCATCCGGTTCCACGAGGAACAGCTCCGCGACCAGGGGCGCGACACGATCGGCGTGAAGGGCATCGAGCTGGCCCGCGAGAACGACGCGGTCGTCGCGGTGGAGGTGGTGGATCCCTCCGCGACGCTGCTGTGCATCTCCGAGAACGGCTACGGCAAGCGCACCTCGTTCGAGGAGTATCGCGCGCAGCAGCGGGGAGGGAAAGGCATCATCACGATGAAGACCTCCGATCGGAACGGGCCGGTCGTCGCCGCGCACGCGGTCCGCGACGGCGATGCGCTGATGGTGATCACCGAGCACGGGCAGATGATCCGGATCGCGGTCGCGGACATCCGGGTGATCAGCCGCATCACGCAGGGCGTCCGCGTGATCCAGCTCGAACCGGGCGACCGGGTGGTATCCGCGACAACGGTGGAGCCGGACGAAGAACCCGAAACTGCGCAGCCTGCCTGA
- a CDS encoding Gfo/Idh/MocA family oxidoreductase: protein MMNSPTRTPLASRGFFIQRRAFLRTASGALAVSALGAYGADLVNRPPRRVGLIGAGWYGKSDLWRLIQVCPVEVVGISDPDRQMLEGAIEIAAQRQPSRRRPPGYRDYRDLLREQKPEIVLVGSPDHWHALHAIAAIEAGADVYLQKPISRDVLEGEAILAAARRHQRVVQIGTQRKSTPHLIEAKRRVIEEGRLGRIGHVDMCCYFHMRANGNPPEQPVPDFFDYELWTGPAPLRPFDGLPHRRWWRTFMEYGNGIVGDMCVHMLDTARWMLGLGWPKRISSTGGIFVQTGGKSNITDTQTVTFEYDGLSLVWQHRTWGPPADPDYPWALFIYGERGVLKASTMRADFIPRDKSAEPIRFECLYEREQYPEDLTEKDIELNAAPATRRHMLDFLAAIDRRSRPVADVEDGHISTAACILGNLAMELGRTLSYDPATRTVRGDPEATARLRRSYRTPWRHPAETLT, encoded by the coding sequence ATGATGAATTCGCCGACTCGAACACCCCTCGCGTCCCGTGGGTTCTTCATCCAGCGTCGTGCGTTTCTGCGGACAGCCTCGGGCGCACTCGCCGTTTCCGCGCTGGGCGCGTACGGTGCTGACCTGGTGAACCGACCGCCGCGCCGGGTCGGCCTGATCGGCGCCGGGTGGTACGGCAAGAGCGATCTGTGGCGGCTGATCCAGGTGTGCCCGGTCGAGGTGGTTGGCATCAGCGATCCGGACCGACAGATGCTCGAGGGCGCCATCGAGATCGCCGCGCAGCGGCAGCCCTCACGCCGTCGGCCACCGGGCTATCGAGATTACCGGGACCTGCTGCGGGAGCAGAAGCCCGAGATCGTGCTCGTTGGTTCGCCGGATCACTGGCACGCGCTGCACGCGATTGCGGCGATCGAGGCCGGCGCGGACGTGTATCTGCAGAAGCCGATCAGCCGGGACGTGCTGGAAGGCGAGGCGATCCTCGCGGCCGCACGCCGGCATCAGCGAGTGGTGCAGATCGGCACACAGCGGAAAAGCACCCCGCATTTGATCGAGGCGAAACGGCGCGTGATCGAGGAGGGGCGCCTCGGCCGGATCGGACATGTGGACATGTGCTGCTATTTCCACATGCGTGCAAACGGCAACCCGCCGGAGCAGCCGGTGCCCGACTTCTTCGACTATGAACTCTGGACCGGCCCCGCGCCGCTGCGCCCGTTCGACGGTTTGCCCCACCGCCGCTGGTGGCGCACGTTCATGGAGTACGGCAACGGCATCGTCGGCGACATGTGCGTGCACATGCTGGATACCGCGCGATGGATGCTCGGGCTCGGCTGGCCGAAACGGATCAGCTCGACGGGCGGCATCTTCGTGCAGACCGGCGGCAAGTCGAACATCACCGACACGCAGACCGTCACGTTCGAGTATGACGGCCTCTCGTTAGTCTGGCAGCACCGCACCTGGGGACCACCCGCGGACCCGGACTATCCGTGGGCGCTGTTCATCTATGGCGAACGGGGGGTGCTGAAAGCCAGCACGATGCGCGCCGACTTCATTCCGCGGGACAAGTCCGCGGAGCCGATCCGCTTCGAGTGCTTGTACGAGCGCGAGCAGTACCCGGAGGATCTCACCGAGAAAGACATTGAGCTCAACGCGGCGCCGGCGACGCGCCGGCACATGCTCGACTTTCTCGCCGCGATTGACCGCCGCTCGCGGCCGGTCGCGGACGTGGAGGACGGGCACATCTCCACCGCCGCCTGCATCCTCGGTAACCTGGCGATGGAGCTGGGCCGCACGCTGAGTTACGACCCGGCCACCCGCACCGTGCGCGGCGATCCGGAGGCAACCGCGCGGCTTCGCCGATCCTATCGCACTCCCTGGAGGCACCCGGCGGAGACGCTGACCTGA
- a CDS encoding tRNA-dihydrouridine synthase codes for MIETPPSSLFAVPFVLAPMAGYTDLPFRRICRRFGAGAVYTELVSVDGLVRRSAATWHLLASAPDERPVFAHLYGADPAVFGAAAAMIAPLGRFDGIDVNAGCPMPKVVRRGAGAGLMLDLDRLAAIVREIRAAAPLPVSVKTRTGPTADHVLIFELADAIEAAGASALTIHARPTAVRHSGPADWDLIAEVKRRHPKLVVIGNGGIGSGAQAVERWRTSGVDAVMIGRGAIGRPWIFRDAAAVLEGRPPAPPPGPDEVRALIREHFAGLLELERSHPLCRRRRHPPEHIAACRFRAHLLRYAGGRPGAAELRRRLNSVRSPAAIEEGLTLLFGPDRPAADVPPD; via the coding sequence ATGATCGAGACCCCCCCTTCTTCCCTCTTCGCAGTTCCGTTTGTGCTGGCGCCGATGGCCGGCTACACCGATCTGCCCTTCCGGCGCATCTGCCGCCGTTTCGGCGCCGGCGCCGTGTACACAGAGCTGGTGAGCGTGGACGGCCTCGTGCGCCGTTCCGCCGCGACCTGGCATCTGCTGGCGAGCGCGCCCGACGAGCGGCCGGTGTTCGCGCACCTCTACGGCGCGGATCCGGCCGTGTTCGGCGCAGCCGCCGCCATGATCGCGCCGCTGGGCCGGTTCGACGGTATTGACGTGAACGCCGGCTGCCCGATGCCGAAGGTGGTGCGGCGCGGCGCGGGCGCCGGGCTGATGCTCGACCTCGACCGGCTCGCCGCGATCGTGCGCGAGATCCGCGCCGCGGCGCCGTTGCCGGTGAGCGTGAAAACCCGCACCGGCCCTACCGCGGACCATGTTCTCATTTTCGAACTTGCGGACGCGATCGAAGCGGCCGGCGCCTCCGCGCTGACGATCCACGCGCGGCCCACCGCCGTCCGGCACAGCGGCCCGGCGGACTGGGACCTCATCGCGGAGGTGAAACGGCGTCACCCGAAGCTGGTGGTGATCGGCAACGGTGGCATCGGTAGCGGCGCGCAGGCGGTGGAGCGCTGGCGCACCAGTGGTGTCGACGCGGTGATGATCGGCCGGGGCGCGATCGGCCGGCCGTGGATTTTCCGCGACGCTGCCGCCGTGCTCGAAGGGCGGCCGCCCGCGCCCCCGCCCGGCCCGGACGAGGTGCGGGCGCTGATTCGCGAACATTTCGCCGGCTTGCTGGAACTGGAGCGCAGCCATCCGCTTTGCCGTCGGCGCCGCCATCCGCCAGAACACATCGCGGCCTGTCGGTTCCGCGCGCACCTGCTGCGCTACGCAGGCGGTCGCCCCGGCGCGGCGGAACTGCGCCGGCGTCTGAACTCGGTGCGCAGCCCGGCCGCGATCGAGGAGGGGCTGACGCTGCTCTTCGGCCCAGATCGACCGGCGGCCGACGTGCCACCGGATTGA
- a CDS encoding fumarate hydratase: MGRIRELDVAELRAAVIRCIERTSFEMDGAELAELRRRRARESSCMGCAVLDQLLDNAEVARSDRRPLCQDTGLVVVRVTLGQDVHLVGGELEPAIHSAVAEAWSRCRLRPSVVRHPLARRNTGDNTPAVIHIRLAPGEQVELDVMEKGGGCENMSRLAMLTPADGREGVVDFVVRSVVESGGNACPPLVVGVGLGGSFERAAQLAKEALWRPFGAPAEDPLDRELEAELMERLNATGLGPMGLGGDTTALAVHVQSHPCHIASLPVAVNLDCHSHRHAREVL, encoded by the coding sequence ATGGGCCGAATCCGCGAACTGGACGTCGCCGAGTTGCGCGCCGCGGTGATCCGCTGCATTGAACGCACCAGCTTTGAGATGGACGGCGCCGAGCTGGCGGAGCTGCGGCGGCGCCGCGCGCGCGAATCAAGCTGCATGGGCTGCGCGGTGCTCGATCAGCTGCTGGACAATGCGGAGGTCGCGCGCTCGGACCGCCGCCCACTGTGCCAGGACACCGGGCTGGTGGTCGTGCGGGTCACGCTCGGCCAAGACGTGCACCTGGTGGGAGGGGAGCTCGAGCCCGCGATCCACTCCGCCGTCGCGGAGGCATGGTCGCGCTGCCGCTTGCGCCCTAGCGTGGTGCGGCATCCGCTCGCGCGCCGCAACACCGGCGACAACACACCGGCAGTGATCCACATTCGGCTGGCGCCGGGCGAGCAGGTGGAGCTGGACGTGATGGAAAAGGGGGGCGGGTGTGAAAACATGTCGCGCCTCGCGATGCTGACGCCCGCAGACGGTCGCGAGGGTGTGGTGGACTTTGTGGTGCGATCGGTCGTCGAGTCCGGCGGAAACGCGTGTCCGCCGCTGGTGGTGGGGGTTGGCCTAGGCGGCTCGTTCGAGCGGGCCGCGCAACTTGCGAAGGAGGCGCTCTGGCGCCCGTTCGGTGCGCCGGCGGAGGACCCGCTCGACCGGGAGCTTGAGGCGGAGCTAATGGAGCGGCTGAACGCGACCGGACTGGGTCCGATGGGGCTGGGCGGTGACACCACCGCGTTGGCGGTGCACGTGCAATCGCATCCGTGCCATATCGCCTCGCTGCCGGTCGCGGTCAACCTCGACTGTCACAGCCACCGCCACGCGCGCGAAGTGCTGTGA
- a CDS encoding alpha-L-fucosidase, with protein sequence MPRTAVRLCTLARAVALGAFGIGTATGAPIRVMSFNIRYGTAPDGLHAWTNRQELLIETIRTADPDLLGTQETLAFQRDALATALPEHEPFGAGRDDGGDRGEMCAVFVRRTRFERLAGGHFWLSETPEVPGSRSWDSSLPRMVTWVRLRDRLDPLAPPLLFCNTHFDHRGARARLESARRLREFVEREGRGLRVIVTGDFNAGEDDPPYAALFGDTAAAPSPLVDVYRAAHPVRQPDEGTFNGFRPDQVAGPRIDWIAASRGARVLEAQIVRRSQRGRVPSDHWPVVAQIAFSEAAPTSPPSESPDRRDARMRWWREARFGLFVHWGLYSALAGTWEGRPVGTRGGMEWIQQRVKADTETYARAAIPKFRPAPAFAREWARLAREAGCRYVVFTTKHHDGFALHDSAVSGFDAGSVLGRDLVREIVDTLRAEGLRVGFYHSVIDWHHDQYEYARSAQLPHPLKGRPYPNGARDHRRYVEYLHAQVRELLTNYGTVDVLWWDYSAQDFQGDEAWGASELLAMARALQPAIIMNNRLYRSAEAGWTGMGTDAVAPRLDPKFGDFLTPEQHIPPGGLPDVDWETCMTMNTTWGYSEHDHAWKPADELIRNLVDIASKGGNYLLNIGPRADGSVPEQSVAALRAIGDWLRAHGEAIYATDRSPWPPPRWGRITRRDTTLYLHVFQRPADGRLPLPAPVAFDCAVVLGAPPRPLTDRAPVPVAELVLPLELVPAPVAVIRLDRARW encoded by the coding sequence ATGCCTCGAACCGCAGTGCGCCTGTGCACACTCGCCCGGGCGGTCGCGCTCGGCGCCTTCGGGATCGGCACGGCGACCGGCGCGCCGATCCGCGTGATGAGCTTCAACATCCGCTATGGCACTGCGCCGGACGGCCTGCACGCGTGGACCAATCGGCAGGAGCTTCTCATCGAAACGATCCGCACCGCGGATCCGGACCTGCTCGGCACACAGGAGACGCTGGCGTTTCAACGGGATGCGCTCGCGACCGCGCTGCCGGAGCACGAGCCGTTCGGCGCGGGGCGCGATGACGGTGGTGATCGCGGCGAAATGTGCGCGGTGTTCGTGCGGCGAACGCGCTTTGAGCGACTCGCCGGCGGCCATTTCTGGCTGAGCGAGACCCCAGAGGTGCCGGGTAGCCGGAGCTGGGACAGTTCGCTGCCCCGCATGGTCACCTGGGTGAGGCTGCGCGATCGACTTGATCCGTTGGCGCCGCCGTTGCTGTTCTGCAACACGCACTTTGATCACCGGGGGGCGCGCGCGCGCTTGGAATCCGCACGGCGCCTGCGCGAGTTTGTCGAACGCGAGGGGCGCGGTCTCCGCGTGATCGTCACCGGCGACTTCAACGCCGGAGAAGACGATCCTCCCTACGCGGCGCTCTTTGGAGACACCGCCGCAGCGCCCTCACCGCTGGTGGACGTGTATCGCGCGGCACATCCCGTTCGCCAGCCGGACGAGGGCACGTTCAACGGTTTCCGGCCCGACCAGGTCGCGGGCCCCCGCATCGACTGGATCGCAGCCTCGCGCGGTGCGCGCGTGCTGGAAGCGCAGATTGTGCGCCGTTCGCAGCGCGGTCGGGTTCCCTCCGACCACTGGCCGGTGGTTGCACAGATTGCCTTTTCGGAGGCCGCGCCAACCTCGCCGCCGTCGGAGTCGCCCGACCGCCGCGACGCGCGCATGCGCTGGTGGCGCGAGGCGCGGTTTGGATTGTTCGTGCACTGGGGACTGTATTCGGCGCTCGCCGGCACCTGGGAGGGACGGCCCGTGGGCACACGCGGCGGCATGGAGTGGATCCAGCAGCGAGTGAAGGCGGACACCGAAACCTACGCGCGCGCGGCGATCCCGAAGTTCCGGCCCGCTCCGGCCTTTGCGCGCGAATGGGCCCGCCTCGCGCGCGAAGCGGGCTGCCGCTACGTGGTGTTCACGACGAAGCACCATGACGGCTTCGCGCTGCACGATTCCGCAGTGTCCGGGTTCGACGCGGGCAGCGTGCTCGGCCGCGACCTGGTCCGCGAGATTGTGGACACGCTGCGCGCGGAGGGGCTGCGCGTGGGGTTCTACCATTCCGTGATTGACTGGCATCACGACCAGTACGAGTACGCCCGCTCCGCGCAGCTGCCGCACCCGCTGAAGGGCCGTCCCTACCCGAACGGCGCGCGCGACCATCGCCGCTATGTCGAGTACCTGCACGCGCAGGTCCGGGAGCTGCTCACCAACTACGGCACGGTGGACGTGCTCTGGTGGGACTACAGCGCACAGGATTTCCAGGGCGACGAGGCTTGGGGGGCGTCTGAGCTGCTCGCGATGGCCCGCGCGCTGCAGCCCGCGATCATCATGAACAACCGCCTCTACCGCAGCGCCGAGGCCGGCTGGACCGGCATGGGCACCGATGCGGTCGCGCCACGCCTCGATCCCAAGTTCGGCGACTTTCTCACGCCTGAGCAGCATATCCCTCCCGGAGGTCTCCCCGACGTGGACTGGGAAACCTGCATGACGATGAACACCACCTGGGGCTACAGCGAGCACGACCATGCGTGGAAACCGGCGGACGAGCTGATCCGCAACCTCGTGGACATCGCCAGCAAGGGCGGCAACTACCTGCTCAACATCGGGCCTCGGGCCGATGGTAGCGTGCCGGAGCAGAGCGTTGCGGCGCTGCGCGCGATCGGAGACTGGTTGCGCGCACACGGGGAAGCGATTTATGCGACGGATCGCTCACCGTGGCCGCCGCCCCGTTGGGGCCGGATCACCCGTCGCGACACGACGCTGTATTTGCACGTCTTCCAGCGGCCCGCAGACGGCCGGCTCCCGCTGCCGGCGCCGGTCGCGTTCGATTGCGCCGTCGTTCTCGGCGCACCACCCCGCCCCCTCACGGACCGCGCGCCGGTGCCGGTCGCCGAACTTGTACTGCCACTGGAGCTTGTGCCCGCGCCGGTGGCGGTCATCCGGCTCGACCGCGCGCGGTGGTGA